A single Micromonospora luteifusca DNA region contains:
- a CDS encoding ABC transporter permease, which produces MVTLILPRLIDVSAATRRSASVAERNVAALKSVYWLLLLSGFVEPLLYLLSIGVGVGALVGDLPLPDGRLVSYAEFVAPAMLASSAMTGALAETTFNFFGKMKYMKLYDGVIATPVRPFEIALGELGWAMLRGSAYSAAFLGVMVVLDLTSVTRALTALPAAVLVGFAFGALGMAVSTFMRSWQDFDLMGSAQFTLFLFSGTFVPAQAYPTLLHWLIEITPLYRSVHLIRGVALGGGGGVWLLDVLYLLAMVAVGLLVASRRMGRLLYQ; this is translated from the coding sequence GTGGTCACGCTGATCCTGCCCCGGCTGATCGATGTCTCCGCCGCGACCCGGCGATCGGCGTCGGTGGCCGAGCGCAACGTCGCCGCGCTGAAGTCGGTCTACTGGCTGTTGCTGCTCTCCGGCTTCGTCGAGCCGCTGCTCTATCTGCTCTCCATCGGGGTGGGCGTCGGTGCGCTGGTCGGCGACCTGCCGTTGCCCGACGGGCGGCTGGTCTCGTACGCCGAGTTCGTGGCTCCGGCGATGCTCGCCTCCTCGGCGATGACCGGGGCGCTCGCGGAGACCACCTTCAACTTCTTCGGCAAGATGAAGTACATGAAGCTGTACGACGGAGTGATCGCCACCCCGGTACGGCCGTTCGAGATCGCTCTCGGTGAGCTGGGTTGGGCGATGTTGCGGGGCAGCGCCTACTCGGCCGCGTTCCTCGGGGTGATGGTCGTGCTGGATCTGACCAGCGTCACCCGCGCGTTGACCGCTCTGCCGGCCGCGGTGCTGGTCGGGTTCGCGTTCGGGGCGCTCGGCATGGCGGTCTCCACGTTCATGCGCAGCTGGCAGGATTTCGACCTGATGGGCTCCGCCCAGTTCACCCTTTTCCTCTTCTCCGGCACGTTCGTGCCGGCGCAGGCCTATCCGACCCTGCTGCACTGGCTGATCGAGATCACCCCGCTGTACCGGTCGGTGCATCTGATCCGCGGGGTCGCGCTGGGCGGCGGTGGCGGGGTCTGGCTGCTCGACGTGCTCTACCTGCTGGCGATGGTGGCGGTCGGGCTCCTGGTGGCCTCGCGCCGGATGGGCAGGTTGCTCTACCAGTAG
- a CDS encoding TAXI family TRAP transporter solute-binding subunit, with amino-acid sequence MRRIDVRVAAGLSVLALVTAGAAGCGGQQGGAAKDDAASEVTCEVGQETRVGIATGNATGVYYVVGNALAGQLSGATGGKLSGTAAETGASVQNVEQLVGGQYDVAFSLFDTAVNAVQGKGSFTAPQPVEALARIYDNYTQVVVRNDSGINSVADMRGKRISTGSPKSGTEVIANRLLEAAGLDPAKDVRAQRLDLTKTVEGVKDGSIDGFFWSGGLPTGGLTDLFTTAGDRVKFVDIAALLPKMTELSPAYQAGTIGRDAYRTAADTPTIVVPNVLLVRKDLDANVACAITRTVFDKRDALAQANPAAKGISLDTARKTEPVPLHRGADKALKDLGAN; translated from the coding sequence GTGAGACGAATCGACGTACGGGTCGCAGCGGGTCTGAGCGTGCTCGCCCTCGTCACGGCCGGTGCTGCGGGCTGCGGAGGCCAGCAGGGCGGCGCGGCCAAGGACGACGCGGCCAGTGAGGTCACCTGCGAGGTGGGCCAGGAGACCCGTGTCGGCATCGCCACCGGCAACGCGACAGGCGTCTACTACGTCGTCGGCAACGCCCTGGCCGGCCAGTTGTCCGGGGCTACCGGCGGCAAGCTCAGCGGCACCGCCGCCGAGACCGGTGCCTCGGTGCAGAACGTCGAACAGTTGGTCGGTGGCCAGTACGACGTGGCGTTCTCCCTGTTCGACACGGCGGTCAACGCGGTCCAGGGCAAGGGCAGCTTCACCGCGCCGCAGCCGGTCGAGGCGCTCGCGCGCATCTACGACAACTACACGCAGGTGGTGGTGCGCAACGACTCCGGGATCAACTCGGTGGCCGACATGCGTGGCAAGCGGATCTCCACCGGTTCTCCGAAGTCCGGCACGGAGGTGATCGCCAACCGCCTGCTGGAAGCCGCCGGCCTGGACCCGGCAAAGGACGTCCGGGCGCAGCGGCTCGACCTCACGAAGACGGTCGAGGGTGTCAAGGACGGCAGCATCGACGGGTTCTTCTGGTCCGGTGGCCTGCCCACCGGTGGTCTGACCGACCTGTTCACCACCGCCGGTGACCGGGTGAAGTTCGTCGACATCGCGGCCCTGCTGCCGAAGATGACCGAGTTGAGCCCCGCCTACCAGGCCGGGACGATCGGCCGGGACGCGTACCGGACGGCGGCGGACACCCCGACCATCGTCGTGCCGAACGTGCTGCTGGTCCGCAAGGATCTGGACGCCAACGTCGCCTGTGCGATCACCCGGACGGTGTTCGACAAGCGGGACGCGCTGGCTCAGGCGAACCCGGCGGCCAAGGGGATCTCGCTGGATACCGCCCGGAAGACCGAGCCCGTCCCCCTGCACCGGGGCGCCGACAAGGCGCTGAAGGATCTCGGCGCCAACTGA
- a CDS encoding ROK family protein translates to MRTVDPLHVRLLRLLRDEGAVSRAELGDRLQMPRPRMLAELDRLVALGYVAEAGLAASRGGRRSTLVELNPQLRFAAVDLGASSMDIEVVNGRLEPVAHYGEAADIRNGPKVTLQRVNELLHKARVDGAYERLDAVGIGVPGPVSFRDGVPVSPPIMPGWDRFPVRELLSREHGCPAVVDNDVNIMAIGERHGGVAHSVDDFLFVKIGTGIGCGIYLTGEVYRGTDGCAGDIGHIQVDSHGPMCSCGNVGCLEALFSGAALAKEATVAARSGLSPALAERMALRNVVTALDVAEGAVEGDVACIQLIRDGGRRVGGVLAGLVSFTNPSMIVIGGGLAQLGHILLAEIRSVVYRRSLPLATGNLPVVLSELGGRAGVTGAAVLASDVAFGEAA, encoded by the coding sequence GTGCGGACCGTCGACCCGTTGCACGTGCGACTGTTGCGGTTGCTCCGCGACGAGGGAGCCGTGTCCCGGGCCGAGCTGGGCGACCGACTTCAGATGCCGCGCCCGCGCATGCTGGCCGAGCTGGATCGCCTGGTCGCGCTGGGTTACGTCGCCGAGGCGGGGCTCGCCGCCTCCCGGGGCGGGCGTCGCTCGACCCTGGTCGAGCTGAACCCGCAGCTGCGCTTCGCCGCCGTCGACCTCGGCGCGAGCTCGATGGACATCGAGGTGGTCAACGGCCGCCTCGAACCGGTCGCCCACTACGGCGAGGCCGCCGACATCCGCAACGGGCCGAAGGTGACCCTGCAACGGGTCAACGAACTGCTGCACAAGGCCCGGGTCGACGGCGCGTACGAGCGCTTGGACGCGGTCGGCATCGGCGTACCCGGGCCGGTCAGCTTCCGCGACGGCGTCCCGGTCTCGCCGCCGATCATGCCGGGCTGGGACCGGTTCCCGGTGCGTGAGTTGCTCAGCCGGGAGCACGGCTGCCCGGCGGTGGTCGACAACGACGTCAACATCATGGCGATCGGTGAGCGTCACGGTGGGGTCGCGCACTCGGTGGACGACTTCCTCTTCGTGAAGATCGGCACCGGCATCGGGTGCGGCATCTACCTCACCGGCGAGGTCTACCGGGGCACCGACGGCTGCGCCGGCGACATCGGCCACATCCAGGTGGACTCGCACGGTCCGATGTGTTCCTGCGGCAACGTCGGCTGCCTGGAAGCGCTGTTCAGCGGCGCCGCACTGGCCAAGGAGGCCACCGTCGCCGCCCGCAGCGGATTGTCGCCGGCGCTGGCCGAGCGGATGGCCCTGCGGAATGTGGTGACCGCCCTGGACGTCGCCGAGGGCGCCGTCGAGGGTGACGTGGCCTGCATCCAGCTGATCCGTGACGGCGGACGGCGGGTCGGCGGAGTGCTCGCCGGCCTGGTCAGCTTCACCAACCCGTCGATGATCGTGATCGGCGGCGGGCTGGCCCAGCTTGGGCACATCCTGCTGGCCGAGATCCGCAGCGTGGTCTACCGCCGTTCGCTGCCACTGGCCACCGGCAACCTGCCCGTCGTGCTGTCCGAGCTCGGTGGTCGGGCCGGCGTGACCGGCGCGGCGGTGCTCGCCAGCGACGTCGCCTTCGGTGAAGCCGCATGA
- a CDS encoding ABC transporter permease, which translates to MVVVSVVGQARFPWVPAYAVFEHYLVGLRRTWRAGVFSSFLLPVLTVLGFGLGVGAYIDQGVGGVRYLDWLVPGLIASTALQVTVGDSTWPVFSNFRWVKTYFAQSASPLRVGDIVAGHLAFVLFRVLTTIAAFLLVTGLFGALRSPWAVAVLPVVALLGLAVAAPVFAYTASVSSDSWLAMLFRFAVIPMTLFAGVFFPVESLPEALRWLAYVTPLWHAVDLCRAATLGVAPQWSIVGHLLYLAVWAVAGCLLALRAFRRRLVV; encoded by the coding sequence GTGGTCGTGGTGAGTGTGGTGGGGCAGGCACGTTTCCCGTGGGTGCCGGCGTACGCCGTGTTCGAGCACTACCTGGTGGGTCTGCGACGCACCTGGCGGGCCGGGGTGTTCTCCTCGTTCCTGCTGCCGGTGCTCACCGTGCTCGGCTTCGGGCTGGGCGTCGGTGCCTACATCGACCAGGGCGTCGGCGGGGTGCGTTACCTCGATTGGCTGGTCCCCGGGCTGATCGCCTCGACCGCACTCCAGGTGACCGTCGGTGACTCGACCTGGCCGGTGTTCAGCAACTTCCGGTGGGTCAAGACCTACTTCGCGCAGAGCGCGTCACCGCTGCGGGTCGGCGACATCGTGGCGGGCCACCTGGCCTTCGTGCTGTTCCGGGTGCTCACCACGATTGCGGCGTTCCTGCTGGTCACCGGCTTGTTCGGGGCGTTGCGGTCGCCGTGGGCGGTGGCGGTGCTGCCGGTGGTGGCGTTGCTCGGGCTGGCCGTTGCCGCGCCGGTCTTCGCGTACACCGCGTCGGTGTCCAGCGACAGTTGGCTCGCGATGCTGTTCCGGTTCGCGGTCATCCCGATGACACTCTTCGCCGGGGTGTTCTTCCCGGTCGAGTCGCTCCCCGAGGCGCTGCGGTGGCTGGCGTACGTGACGCCGTTGTGGCACGCCGTCGACCTCTGTCGCGCCGCCACGCTCGGCGTCGCCCCACAGTGGTCGATCGTCGGGCACCTGCTGTACCTGGCGGTCTGGGCGGTCGCCGGCTGCCTGCTGGCGCTGCGCGCGTTCCGTCGCAGGCTCGTCGTCTAG
- a CDS encoding YihY/virulence factor BrkB family protein, which yields MASDESSGHRGQQRDPVGPDAGPDSPTDLPGSGWKAALRRTVTEFQDDSLTDWAAALTYYGVLSIFPGLLVLISILGLLGRGTTEGVKDTVNQAVPNDSIQKIIEDAITQAQGSGGLASLAAIIGLLAAFWSASGYIGAFMRASNTIYDVPEGRPIWKTLPIRLGVTAVIGVLLLASAVIVVFTGRLAESVGDAVGLGSTAVTVWDIAKWPVLLILVSLMFAILYWASPNARHGGFRWVSPGGVVAVVIWLVISGLFALYVSNFGSYNKTYGALAGVIIFLVWLWLSNIAILLGAEFDAELERGRAISAGHDVDDEPYVELRDDRKLRKKRNSAGGR from the coding sequence ATGGCCTCGGACGAGTCTTCCGGCCACCGGGGGCAGCAGCGTGATCCGGTCGGGCCCGATGCGGGGCCGGACAGCCCCACCGATCTGCCCGGCAGCGGCTGGAAGGCGGCACTGCGGCGCACGGTCACCGAATTCCAGGACGACAGCCTGACCGACTGGGCGGCGGCGCTGACCTACTACGGGGTGCTGTCCATCTTCCCGGGGCTGCTGGTGCTGATCTCCATCCTCGGCCTGCTCGGCAGGGGCACCACCGAGGGGGTCAAGGACACCGTCAACCAGGCGGTGCCCAACGACAGCATCCAGAAGATCATCGAGGATGCGATCACGCAGGCGCAGGGCAGCGGCGGGCTGGCCAGCCTCGCGGCGATCATCGGTCTGCTGGCGGCGTTCTGGTCCGCGTCCGGCTACATCGGCGCGTTCATGCGCGCCTCGAACACCATCTACGACGTGCCGGAAGGCCGCCCGATCTGGAAGACGTTGCCGATCCGGCTCGGCGTGACCGCGGTGATCGGGGTGCTGTTGCTGGCCAGCGCGGTGATCGTGGTCTTCACGGGCCGCCTCGCCGAGTCGGTCGGGGATGCGGTCGGCCTCGGCTCGACGGCGGTCACGGTGTGGGACATCGCCAAGTGGCCGGTGCTGCTGATCCTGGTCAGCCTGATGTTCGCGATCCTCTACTGGGCGTCGCCGAACGCGCGGCACGGCGGGTTCCGCTGGGTCAGCCCGGGCGGGGTGGTGGCCGTGGTGATCTGGCTGGTGATCTCCGGCCTCTTCGCCCTCTACGTGAGCAACTTCGGCTCGTACAACAAGACGTACGGGGCGCTGGCCGGCGTGATCATCTTTCTGGTCTGGCTCTGGCTGAGCAATATCGCGATCCTGCTCGGTGCCGAGTTCGACGCGGAGTTGGAGCGGGGCCGCGCCATCTCCGCCGGTCACGACGTCGACGACGAGCCGTACGTCGAACTGCGCGACGACCGCAAGCTCCGGAAGAAGCGGAACTCCGCCGGCGGCCGCTGA
- a CDS encoding sugar ABC transporter ATP-binding protein — protein sequence MVLRLTDLVKTFPGVRALDGVQLEVRAGEVHCLLGQNGAGKSTLIKVLSGVHQPDSGQVEWRGEPASFANPQAAMKAGIATIYQELDLVEDLSVAENAFLGHEHRSFGFVRRGTMARHTRQILSRLGHGEIPPGRMVRSLPAAGKQIVSMARALSHEARLIIMDEPSAVLAHDEVGNLFRIIRELTAQGIAVIYISHRLEEIREIGDRVTVLKDGRTTAANLPARDTPTRDLVSRMTGRTIEYVFPDRPAEDPAGAELLQVEGLTRAGEFADVSLSVRAGEIVGIAGLVGSGRSELLETIYGARLAEAGSVRMDGRVLRPGVGAAVRAGMGMAPEERKSQALLLGEPIYRNVTLATFGRYARLGFTDAARERAEADRIAESLELRPRDVDRPVRTLSGGNQQKVVVGRWLLGGTKLLLLDEPTRGVDVGARAELYQVIRALAAQGVGVLLVSSEVPEVLGLADRVLVMREGRVVREAAAGELDENTVLDLVMAGSLMEGAPA from the coding sequence GTGGTCCTGCGCCTCACCGATCTGGTCAAGACCTTCCCCGGCGTACGCGCGCTGGACGGTGTGCAGCTGGAGGTACGTGCCGGCGAGGTGCACTGCCTGCTCGGGCAGAACGGCGCCGGCAAGTCCACCCTGATCAAGGTGCTCTCCGGGGTGCACCAGCCCGATTCCGGGCAGGTGGAGTGGCGCGGCGAGCCGGCGAGTTTCGCCAACCCGCAGGCCGCGATGAAGGCCGGCATCGCCACGATCTACCAGGAGCTCGACCTCGTCGAGGACCTGTCGGTGGCGGAGAACGCCTTCCTCGGTCACGAACACCGCAGCTTCGGGTTCGTCCGCCGCGGCACGATGGCCCGGCACACTCGGCAGATCCTCAGTCGACTCGGCCACGGTGAGATCCCGCCCGGGCGGATGGTCCGGTCGCTGCCGGCCGCTGGTAAGCAGATCGTCAGCATGGCCCGGGCGCTGTCGCACGAGGCGCGACTGATCATCATGGACGAGCCGAGCGCGGTGCTGGCCCACGACGAGGTCGGCAACCTGTTCCGGATCATCCGGGAGTTGACCGCGCAGGGCATCGCCGTCATCTACATCTCGCACCGGCTGGAGGAGATCCGCGAGATCGGCGACCGGGTCACCGTACTCAAGGACGGCCGGACCACGGCGGCGAACCTGCCGGCGCGCGACACCCCGACCCGCGACCTGGTCAGCCGGATGACCGGCCGCACCATCGAGTACGTCTTCCCGGATCGGCCGGCCGAAGACCCCGCCGGTGCGGAGTTGCTCCAGGTGGAGGGGTTGACCCGCGCCGGTGAGTTCGCCGACGTCTCGCTGAGCGTTCGCGCCGGGGAGATCGTCGGCATCGCGGGGCTGGTCGGTTCCGGCCGCTCCGAGCTGCTGGAAACCATCTACGGTGCCCGACTCGCGGAGGCCGGTTCGGTCCGGATGGACGGGCGGGTGCTGCGTCCCGGCGTGGGCGCGGCGGTGCGGGCCGGAATGGGGATGGCCCCGGAGGAACGCAAGAGTCAGGCGCTGCTGCTCGGCGAGCCCATCTACCGCAACGTCACGTTGGCCACCTTCGGGCGGTACGCGCGGTTGGGCTTCACCGACGCCGCCAGGGAACGAGCCGAGGCGGACCGGATCGCCGAGAGCCTGGAGCTGCGGCCCCGGGACGTCGACCGGCCGGTGCGCACGCTTTCCGGCGGCAACCAACAGAAGGTCGTGGTCGGGCGGTGGCTGCTCGGCGGCACCAAGCTGTTGCTGCTCGACGAGCCGACCCGGGGCGTGGACGTGGGCGCCCGGGCTGAGCTCTACCAGGTCATCCGGGCGTTGGCCGCCCAGGGCGTCGGGGTGCTGCTGGTCTCCAGCGAGGTGCCCGAGGTGCTCGGTCTGGCCGACCGGGTGCTGGTGATGCGGGAAGGGCGGGTCGTCCGCGAGGCCGCGGCCGGCGAACTCGACGAGAACACCGTGCTCGACCTCGTGATGGCGGGGTCCTTGATGGAAGGCGCACCGGCATGA
- a CDS encoding ABC transporter ATP-binding protein, whose protein sequence is MTAGRPLIQARGLVKRFGDFTAVAGIDVEVRSGEAFGFLGPNGAGKSSTMRMVGCTSPPSGGELRILDMDPVGDGPAIRARLGVCPQLDNLDPELTVRENLTVYARYFGISRRAARERADELLDFVQLTERADSKVEPLSGGMKRRLTIARALVNDPEIVLLDEPTTGLDPQARHLVWERLFRLKQQGVTLVLTTHYMDEAEQLCDRLVVMDGGRIVAEGSPRALIAQHSTREVVELRFAAESQEPFAGKLDGVGERVEVLPDRVLLYVPDGDAAVTEVSALGLNPANVLVRRSGLEDVFLHLTGRTLVD, encoded by the coding sequence GTGACTGCGGGGCGACCACTCATTCAGGCTCGAGGGCTGGTGAAGCGGTTCGGTGACTTCACCGCCGTGGCCGGCATCGACGTCGAGGTGCGCTCGGGTGAGGCTTTCGGCTTCCTCGGGCCGAACGGCGCCGGCAAGTCCTCCACCATGCGGATGGTCGGCTGCACCTCCCCACCCAGCGGGGGCGAGCTGCGCATCCTCGACATGGACCCGGTCGGTGACGGGCCGGCGATCCGGGCCCGGCTCGGTGTCTGCCCGCAGTTGGACAATCTCGACCCGGAGCTGACCGTCCGGGAGAATCTGACCGTCTACGCCCGCTACTTCGGCATCTCCCGGCGGGCGGCCCGGGAACGGGCCGACGAGCTGCTCGACTTCGTCCAGCTCACCGAGCGGGCCGACAGCAAGGTCGAGCCGCTGTCCGGTGGGATGAAGCGTCGGCTGACCATCGCCCGCGCGCTGGTCAACGATCCGGAGATCGTGCTGCTCGACGAGCCGACCACCGGGCTCGACCCGCAGGCCCGGCATCTGGTGTGGGAGCGGCTGTTCCGGCTCAAGCAGCAGGGCGTCACGTTGGTGCTCACCACCCACTACATGGACGAGGCCGAGCAGCTCTGCGACCGACTGGTCGTGATGGACGGCGGGCGAATCGTCGCCGAGGGCTCACCCCGGGCGCTGATCGCGCAACACTCCACTCGCGAGGTGGTCGAGTTGCGCTTCGCCGCCGAGTCACAGGAGCCGTTCGCCGGCAAGCTCGACGGCGTGGGGGAGCGGGTCGAGGTGCTGCCCGACCGGGTCCTGCTCTACGTGCCCGACGGCGACGCGGCGGTCACCGAGGTCTCGGCGTTGGGGCTCAACCCCGCCAACGTGCTGGTGCGACGCAGTGGCCTGGAGGACGTCTTCCTGCACCTGACCGGCCGCACCCTGGTCGACTGA
- a CDS encoding TRAP transporter permease yields MSPISSPDGSSPPARPANSPAGVPAAGAGGRPPRPRPTVDPAEADSRPHLTSLAPDPTEPVDDDRSAAERATRDLAAQFEDERPGRVLTGPAGLLLTAAALAVAALALWQVFRPLSQGSKYYLIIFLAGVLPLVFLAYPADLRLRARLRARRRRAKDADPTEDADGPPPARSTSARPTATDWVLVALAVAACLYPVLPIPVGAGGGGYNAFLDRQGLLAPMDLVLGTVLLLLLLEACRRATGWILPAVCLLFLGYGYYGGLLPQSWPVAHAGLDFSQLVDAFYNSDSGFYGTPLDVAASYIVLFTIYGAVLELSGAGRFFVDLSAAAFRRSRTAAGRTAVASGFLLGTVSGSGAATTVSIGAVTWPLLRRAGYPPERAGGMLAAAGVGAILSPPTLGAAAFIIAEYLGVSYLQVLGWATVPTVLYYLGILLSVEIDARRSGVRPVVIDVGSPWRLLARFGYHFASLIAIVVLLAVGVSATRAVVFATLLAVALSFLDRAHRLTPARLVAALVTGVRGVLAVTAVCAAAGIITATTTKTGLGPQAAALLISGAKAATSDPTLVLVLTALLAAVALSLLGLAVPVTASFVIGWVIVGPALIDLGVSAPAVAMFVFYFAVLSEVSPPTALAAVAAAAVTGGRLVPTMWQTLRYALPAYLTPIAFVITPAGLGLLGIGGAQRIAVAAVVIALSVAVLAVAAGGWLPGVGPAGAPERVLGAVAGVTLLWLEPVAITVGFALAAVAAAGVFVRRQSAGRAGRPRAGSSANLREEKP; encoded by the coding sequence GTGTCGCCCATCAGCTCGCCCGATGGTTCGTCGCCACCCGCCCGACCTGCCAACTCCCCCGCCGGTGTGCCCGCAGCGGGCGCCGGCGGCAGGCCACCCCGGCCGCGACCGACAGTCGACCCCGCCGAGGCCGACAGTCGACCCCACCTGACCTCGCTCGCCCCCGACCCGACCGAGCCCGTCGACGACGACCGCTCCGCCGCCGAGCGGGCCACCCGGGACCTGGCCGCCCAATTCGAGGACGAGAGACCGGGGCGGGTGCTGACCGGGCCGGCGGGGCTGCTCCTCACCGCGGCGGCGCTGGCGGTCGCCGCTCTCGCCCTCTGGCAGGTGTTCCGCCCACTGTCGCAGGGCAGCAAGTATTACCTCATCATCTTCCTGGCCGGCGTACTCCCGTTGGTCTTCCTGGCCTACCCGGCCGACCTGCGGCTGCGGGCCCGACTGCGCGCCCGTCGACGCCGCGCCAAAGACGCCGACCCCACCGAAGACGCCGACGGGCCGCCGCCGGCGCGTTCGACGTCGGCACGACCCACCGCGACGGACTGGGTACTGGTCGCCCTGGCGGTGGCCGCCTGCCTCTACCCCGTCCTGCCGATTCCCGTCGGCGCGGGCGGGGGTGGCTACAACGCCTTCCTCGACCGGCAGGGTCTGCTGGCGCCGATGGACCTGGTGCTGGGCACCGTGCTCCTGCTCCTGCTGCTCGAAGCGTGCCGCCGGGCCACCGGTTGGATCCTGCCCGCGGTCTGCCTGCTGTTCCTCGGCTACGGCTACTACGGCGGGCTGCTGCCGCAGTCCTGGCCGGTCGCCCACGCCGGGCTCGACTTCAGTCAACTGGTCGACGCGTTCTACAACTCCGACAGCGGCTTCTACGGCACACCACTGGACGTCGCGGCCTCCTACATCGTGCTGTTCACGATCTACGGAGCGGTGCTGGAGTTGTCCGGGGCGGGGCGGTTCTTCGTCGACCTGTCGGCCGCGGCGTTCCGCCGCTCGCGGACCGCCGCCGGTCGTACCGCGGTGGCCTCCGGCTTCCTGCTCGGCACCGTCTCCGGGTCCGGCGCGGCGACGACGGTGAGCATCGGCGCGGTCACCTGGCCACTGCTGCGTCGCGCCGGCTATCCCCCGGAGCGGGCCGGCGGCATGCTGGCCGCGGCCGGAGTGGGTGCGATCCTCTCGCCGCCCACCCTGGGCGCGGCGGCGTTCATCATCGCGGAGTACCTGGGCGTGTCGTACCTGCAGGTGCTGGGTTGGGCCACGGTGCCGACAGTCCTCTACTACCTCGGCATCCTCCTCTCCGTGGAGATCGACGCCCGCCGGTCCGGCGTACGCCCCGTGGTGATCGACGTCGGGTCGCCCTGGCGTCTGCTGGCCCGCTTCGGCTACCACTTCGCGTCACTGATCGCGATCGTCGTGCTCCTCGCCGTGGGCGTGTCCGCGACGAGAGCCGTCGTCTTCGCCACCCTCCTGGCGGTCGCGCTCTCCTTCCTGGACCGTGCGCACCGGCTCACCCCGGCCAGGCTGGTGGCCGCGCTCGTCACCGGCGTACGCGGCGTGCTCGCGGTGACCGCCGTCTGCGCCGCCGCCGGCATCATCACGGCGACCACCACGAAGACCGGCCTCGGGCCGCAGGCGGCGGCGCTGCTGATCAGCGGGGCGAAGGCGGCCACCTCGGACCCGACGCTGGTGCTGGTGCTCACCGCGCTGCTCGCGGCCGTCGCACTCAGCCTGCTGGGCCTGGCCGTGCCGGTCACCGCCTCGTTCGTGATCGGTTGGGTGATCGTCGGGCCGGCCCTCATCGACCTCGGTGTGTCGGCGCCCGCCGTGGCGATGTTCGTCTTCTACTTCGCGGTCCTGTCCGAGGTTTCCCCGCCGACCGCGCTCGCCGCGGTGGCGGCCGCGGCGGTGACCGGGGGCCGGTTGGTGCCGACCATGTGGCAGACCCTGCGCTACGCGCTGCCGGCGTACCTGACGCCGATCGCCTTCGTCATCACGCCGGCTGGGCTCGGGTTGCTCGGCATCGGTGGCGCACAGCGGATCGCCGTCGCCGCCGTGGTGATCGCGCTCAGCGTGGCGGTGCTCGCCGTCGCCGCCGGTGGCTGGTTGCCCGGGGTGGGTCCGGCCGGCGCACCGGAGCGCGTACTCGGTGCCGTCGCCGGCGTCACCCTGCTCTGGCTCGAACCCGTCGCGATCACGGTCGGCTTCGCGCTGGCCGCAGTCGCGGCGGCGGGTGTCTTCGTACGACGGCAATCCGCCGGCCGGGCCGGTCGGCCACGAGCCGGATCGTCAGCCAACCTCCGGGAGGAGAAACCGTGA